The sequence ACGACAATGATGTAACGACTCGTGACAACTCGATTAAGTCCGCCAATGATACGCTCGCATCCGCCCGTAAGAACTTGATCGAGGCCTACTACGCTAGCGCAATCCATGTGGAAGACGCTTATCAGCTAACCGTTGCTAAAGCCGAAGCCCGGAACGAAAACAATGTTGGCCAGTCCCGTGTTGCGACGACTAAAGCTATCGCCGACGCCCAACTCGAATTCGTCACTGCAGAAGCAGGTGCTTATCGCACTGAGCAGGAGGCGTTTGCAGCACGAGATAAAGAGTTCGCCGAATTCCAATTTGAAAACGAATACGACTCGCTGGTCGAAGCTCTTGCTGCGCTGATCGCCGCTAACAACGATACGGCTGATCCCTGGACGACCAAGACGCTAGAAGTCGCCGCCGCCGTCCGCACCGCCGCACTTGATGTCGCCGCAGGAGCATATAGCTACAAGGGCATTCAAACGGCGGCAAAGGAAGCAAATGAACTCGCCAAAACGCAAGCAGACCACGACCGGACCATTAGCGAAGCAAAGGCGAACGTAGGGAAGAGTGTTACTGAAAAGGATGCGGCCGTGGATTGGGTTGCTCGTAAGTTAACGTTGCGGGAACAAAAACCATTCGGATTCCTAATGCAGACGAACGGCTGGTTCGACACCGAGGAAACCCCAGCTAGTTCTGAGATGGGAGCAACTCCTAGAGAACAGAAACGAATCGTATATGGACCACAACTTCCAGAATCGACTTTTGTTCCTTCCCCAGATACGCCCGTCGTCAACGAGTGGGAGTTGGTTTTTGGTAATACTACGACAGGCCCTTCGCTCCAAGAGAAGGTGGAAATTATTGGCGTTGCGCCACAGGCGGGCGCATCGAATACGGCCAGAATTGCGGAGAACGGAGACGTTATACTCCGATTGCAATGGCGCGACAGGACCTACCTAGAGGCGCTTGGCCATGGCTTCCTCGGCTTTCCAGTGGACAACTATGTTGAAGTCAAAATCGGAACGATCGTCAATTCTCCGTGGAGTGGGTCACGCGCTTTCTTGGAAGAAACACACAACTTTTTCAACGCAGAAAGCATTAATTATTCAGAAGGATATGCCAGATCAGTCAAGCTGGATGAAGAGTATGGCGGCGGAACGGTGCTATGGTTCGAGGTCAATGCTGGGGTTACGCATGTCAACCTAGCAGACCTAATACACGACGCTACTGAGGTTGAGACACGCCAATATGTCGGATATTTCGTGGATGCGGTGCGTGAAGGAGTATTTCATACCGATGACCCTAGCGGAGATTATGCAGCGGGATTTCTGCAGCATTTTGCTGGCATGGTCGATGATGCCGGGGAGCTTGATAAGTTTGTAGTTGGGCCGCACGTTAGTGCCGCCAGGAAGTCGATCAGCGGTGATCGACCGGCAACTCGACTTCGTGAGTATGTCTTGCCCGAGACAAATTCTTTGGGCCCGGGTGTGAAAACAGGTAAGACGGGAGCCATGGCTACGGAGTTCGCGGCCGATTTTTACGGCGCCTTTCCAAAGTCGTTACCTTCAGGAGCGTCGATTGTTCCTGTCGCACCGGAACAGCTTGAGGACGTCGCCAGGGGGGTTGCTAAACTTGATAATTCAGTGGAAGTACTTGGGAAAACAGAATCACTCGGTTCACTTGACACGCTCAATGGCAGTTATCGCCTAACATCGCCTCCGTTTTCTGCCGAACGTGCTAGAGTGCTGACAGAGATATCTAATCTTAAGAACGCCTTCCGCTCGAGGAACGGAACATTCGTAACCAAACTCGATGAAGCGCCAATTGATGCGTTAACAGGACGACGGATTTTTGGCGAGTATAATTCAAGGACGAACACAATCACACTCTATAGGGATTTCGATCTGAGTACAGTGGCGCATGAACTGCTTCATTTTAAGCAGGCGGACGCGGCCAATCGCATCGGTAGGAATCTCGCTAGAAATGCGGCTGAGAAGGCGACTCTTGAACGTCAGGTAGAGATATGGCTTTATGAGTGGACGTTTACGCCACGATTCTAGGGAGATGACAACATGACAATCTTTTGCGTTAAGGAGTACGATAGCGGGGATTTTCAGGGCGTCGTTTGTGATGGGCGACTCGCTTCCGACATTGATGACGAGGAATTCATTACGTATTTTGCGGTCGACGGCAAACGTTGTGATATACGTCAACGAGGCATACAAGAGTTCGCGTCGAACCCGTCAGACGCGTTCAGCGATCTGGCCATCGAAAGTCTACTTTCATTAGCAATTCAAAACGCAACGGAGTTTGAGTTAAAGGAGGTCACTCAATCGATTGAAGGGCAGTTTCTATGTAAAGAGTCGCAGTTTACCAATCGTGAACAGGTTTGCAGGCTTGAGTTATCTACGGAACTGGTTGGCGAGATCGCGACGTTTAATCGTTCTATTCATGAAATTCGCACCTTTGAGGAAGTGATACAAGGCTTTGACTCTGATCCACAAAAATCGAATAGCTCATTGCCAAGGCTAAGTGAGGTTTTGACGAAACGGGCGACTAATCTGCGTTTGTGGTCGGGATTATGTATCCCAATTTGCTTTCGCGACCAGGGTTTGAACATATTTGGAATTGCGCAAATCTCTAATTTGTTGGGACACGAGGTAAACGTTAGATGGGTAAACGGCCCAATTCAGATTGAAAGCGGAACGGAGCTCTTTTGTCCCGGAGAATCGCGTCCTCTGTGGAGGTTTGGCGTGGTTACGTGACATGTTGTGAAAGAAAGAGGGATGGAACTCAAATTGATTGCGTCGAATTCCGCAAGCTCGAATAGCCGTATTGCAATGGTCAGCGCGGCCATTGGCCTGCCCCAGTTTTCTGTACCAAGCGTCATGAAAGATCGGGTTGGGAAACAGGTAACGATTCAATGGGGCCGCTGTGCTGCTGGAACGGAAGGAGCGCAGCGACTGGAGTGGAAGCGGCACAGCGACGCGCGAACTCGGCCGGGGTCAGGTAGCCCAAGCTGCTGTGCGGACGCCGCTCGTTGAAATCTTCTCGCTAAGCCCGTGCTTTGATCCTGGCGTCCTCCTCGTTCAGCAGGTCGGTCTGGTGCAGGTATTCGTCGCGAAGGCGGCTGTTGAAGCTTTCGCACAAGCCGTTTTGCCAGGGCGAGCCTGGCTCGATGTACAGCACCTCGACGCCGATCAGAGCCAGCCACGTCTTGATCGCGCACGAGATGAACTCCGGGCCGTTGTCGCAGCGAATTCGCTTCGGCACGCCATGCATCGAGAAGAGTTCGGCCAGCGTATCGATCGCATCTTCGCTTGTGATGCTGCGGCCCACCTTGATCGTCAGGCACTGCCGCGTGCACTCGTCGACGATATTCAAGAAGCGGATTGTTCGGCCGTCGATCGTCGACGACTGGATAAAATCCCACGTCCACACGTCGTGCATGAAGCCGGCCGGCTGAACGTGACAGGCGTTCGTTGAGACGCCGGTTGCCCGCTTTTTGCGGCGTTTTTGCGGAACTTTTAGCCCGGCCGCTTTCCACAGGCGGTACATCTTTTTCATGTTCAAGGTCTCTCCCTCGCGTCGCAACAGCTGACAGATCTGACGATAGCCCCAACGCGGACGCTCGCGCACCAACTCCAAAATTCGCTTGGTGAGACGAGCGTCTTCGTCCTTCGGCTTCCCCTCAAATCGCTGGCTCGATCGGGGCTGATCAAGCACGCGACAGGCCCGCCGCTCGGAGACCGAATAGTTCTCCTGAAGTTGCTTGACCGCATCGCGGCGTGACTGAGGGGTGGTCAATTTCCCTTGGCGATCTCCTTCAGCATCGAGATGTCGAGCGCCTGGTCGGCGATGATCCGCTTCAGCCGGTTGTTCTCTTCTTCGAGCGATTTTAACCGCTTCACCTCTTCGCTCTTCATGCCGCCGTACTGCGTTCGCCAGCGGCTGAGCGTCGCCTCGCTCACCTCCAACGCCTGCAACACTTCGCCGACGCTCTTGCCCGCCGCCAACATGGCGTCCGCGTCCCGCAACTTCTTGATGATCTGTTCGGCCGAATGCCGTCGTCGCTTCTTGCTCATGAAAAATCCTTCGCTGAAATTGGCACTGGATCTTTCATAACGAATGGATCAGGATTTGGGGAGCATTCCATTCCCCGGAATTGAGTTCTGATTGAGGCGAGATAAGATAATGAACGATCCAGCAGCAAACTGGCAATCCATAAGGGAACTCTTTCGTGTCTTTTTAGGCAATGATGTTGCGTTCCGCAAGTTTATTCAAACCTGCAATACGAAATCGCGAGAGAGCGGCCGTTTAACTTATGCACAAGAGGAACGTTGGAATTCGTTTACGAATGCCAATCCTGAGTTCAAGTCGTTGACGTTTGAAGAAGTCGTAGCGGCATTTCATGTGTGCCATATCCACCTTAAACCGCTACGTAGCGTCGAAGTTCCAATACGCAAGGATGTCGTTTCGGTTTCACGGACGCGTGAGTCGGAAGCGCAGATTTCGCAAGCAGCCTTCTACGCCATTCCATTCGTAGTTGATTCGCCAGCGTGGGGTGAGGCAACGCATCTCTCCGTGGACCATTGCGAAGATTGCGTTCGCAGGCGCAAGCAGATTGAGACTGGTCATGATCATCCAACCGCCGCGACAACAGGCGTGAATCCAAGGGGGCGGCAGGAGTAGCGGACGAATTCGGCAGGGTGGCCCCCGAAGAGCGTCAGGAGGCGGCCATTGAATAAACTCATCGGCGGCGTAGCACAAGCAGCCATTCTTTTTCGGGTGCCACCTATAGGAATTCCCCTGTCAAGGCGTACCTCGTCCAGGCCTTCCCTCTTCTTCTCTTTTTTGCAGGGGAAGGGGCTCGTAGGTTAACGGTGGATCCTGTGGTCTTGCTTCGTCGTTGAACTTGTCGTCGGTTTCGCTGGCACGTTGATTCGCTTTCGTCCGCTTGTTGGTCAGGGGCTTCAAGGTTCGCCCAGGCACCTATGCGAGACTCTCTCTGTTTTGAGATCTATGCGGATTTCGGAGCGTCTCCATGATTAACAAAAGTGCGGCGGGTTCATTCACTGGCAGGAACTCGAAGTTCAGGGGCACCCGGGGAACTCCGCCGCACGCTCAGTTTGCGTAGTTAACGTATCTCAAGCGACGACGAAGGTTCGATGCGACTTGCTTTGACCGGATCGTAATTCTCTTCATGTTTCCACATGCTCCACAGCGTAGCGGCGATGCTGCGCGCGACGTTGCGACGAGCGATCTTCGAATTCATTCCTTTCTGTTGCGTCCAGATTTCATATCTATCGGCCAAAGGACTGCCGGTCTGGGCGATCGCCGTTCTCGCGGCGCCGATTAAGACGTTTTTCAGCGGACGATTTCCTCCCTTGGCGAGTCGTACTTGCTGCGGACCGTTGCCGCTCCGCCGACGCTCTAAGCCAAGTCCGCAGTATCGCCAGAGGGCCGACTTACTGCGGAAGCGACTTGGCGTATCGATGTAAGCGTAAAAGGTCGCCGCCCAAATTGGCCCAACGCCTGGCGTCTCCAAGAAGCGGCGAATCGGCGACTCTTTCCGGGCCATTTGAATCAAGCGTGCTCGCAACTTCTCCTCTTGAACCAGAAGCAATTCATATACTTCCAGCACGCAGTGGAGATCTTCGTGCAAGACCTGACGGCGCGGCAGTTCTTTCCAAAGCTCATGCCGCCGCTCCGGATCGGTTACGGCGCTGATGGTTGCGAAGACGCCCTGACGTCGCAGCAGCGCCGTGAGCTGATGTCCCTGACGAACCCGTTCTCGAACACGATCGTGATAAAAGGCGACATGCTGTTTCAGCAGCGAACGATCGAGTCGACCTGATGCACTTCCTTGAGAAATCCGCCGCGCAGAAGTTGGGCGAGCCGCTGGGCGTCAATCGGATCGTCTTTGTCTCCCTCTTTGGCGACATAAGCGTTACGGCGCGGATCGCAGACGAGCAACTGATCGGCATAGGGACGTAAGTTCCGCGCCAGCCATCCGGCGAGCGGTCCCTCTTCGAAGGTCACTTGTCGCGGCCGCTTCAACGACTCGATCGCTGCGACCAGCGCCGGAATCGTTGTCTCGCAACGATGCTGGCGACCAGTTTTCCGCGAGAATTTGACCAGCCTCAAATTCCTGTACCACCCGTTATGAAGTTAAGGCCTGGGTAAGATCGCTGGGCTGCTGAAGCAGCGGCGTAGGCGTAGCCGGAGCCGAT is a genomic window of Blastopirellula sediminis containing:
- a CDS encoding IS3 family transposase, yielding MTTPQSRRDAVKQLQENYSVSERRACRVLDQPRSSQRFEGKPKDEDARLTKRILELVRERPRWGYRQICQLLRREGETLNMKKMYRLWKAAGLKVPQKRRKKRATGVSTNACHVQPAGFMHDVWTWDFIQSSTIDGRTIRFLNIVDECTRQCLTIKVGRSITSEDAIDTLAELFSMHGVPKRIRCDNGPEFISCAIKTWLALIGVEVLYIEPGSPWQNGLCESFNSRLRDEYLHQTDLLNEEDARIKARA
- a CDS encoding transposase, whose translation is MSKKRRRHSAEQIIKKLRDADAMLAAGKSVGEVLQALEVSEATLSRWRTQYGGMKSEEVKRLKSLEEENNRLKRIIADQALDISMLKEIAKGN
- a CDS encoding transposase; the protein is MLEVYELLLVQEEKLRARLIQMARKESPIRRFLETPGVGPIWAATFYAYIDTPSRFRSKSALWRYCGLGLERRRSGNGPQQVRLAKGGNRPLKNVLIGAARTAIAQTGSPLADRYEIWTQQKGMNSKIARRNVARSIAATLWSMWKHEENYDPVKASRIEPSSSLEIR